In Streptomyces sp. NBC_00344, the genomic window CGCCGCTGGCTGAACTCATGGAGCGCCCGGAGCCCGATGTGCTGCCCCTCTCGGAGGACAGCCTGTACGAGCTGCTGGGTCCTGCCGCCCCGCGGCTCGCCGCGGCCGGAGTCGCCGTGCACTGGCCCCGGGACATGGTCCGTTCGCTGACGGCCACCGCTGTGGTGCGGCCGGCTCCGGGTTCGGCCACCGACGGCACCGCCTTCTTCGACGCGGACGAACTCTTCTCCTTCAGCTGGCAGCTCGCTCTCGGCGACGACCGGCTGACCGACGCCGAGATGGACATGCTGGCCGAGGCGCACCGCCCGGTCGTGCGGCTGCGCGGTCAATGGGTGGTGGTCGATCCCGCCCTGGTACGGAAGGCGCGCAAACGCGAGCTGGGACTCCTCGCGCCGGTCGACGCGCTGTCCGTCGCGCTGACGGGCAGCGCCGACGTGGACGGCGAGACGGTCGAAGCGGTACCGGTCGGCGCGCTCGCGGCGCTGCACGCCCGGCTGACCGGCGATGCCGCGATCCCCGCTCAACCACCGGGCCTGGATGCCACCCTGCGCGACTACCAGCTGCGCGGGCTGGGCTGGCTCGATCTGATGACCTCGCTGGGTCTCGGCGGCTGTCTCGCCGACGACATGGGGCTGGGTAAGACCATCACGCTCATCGCCCTCCATCTGCACCGCTCCCGCAGTGAACCGACCCTGGTGGTCTGCCCCGCCTCGCTCCTCGGCAACTGGCAGCGCGAGATCACCCGCTTCGCACCGGGTGTGCCGGTCCGCCGTTTCCACGGCACGGACCGCTCGCTCCCCGGTGCGGACGGCGGTTTCGTCCTCACCACCTACGGGACGATGCGCACCAGCGCCGCCGAGCTCGCCGCGCACTCCTGGGGCATGGTCGTCGCGGACGAGGCCCAGCACATCAAGAACCCGAACGCCGCCACGGCCAAGGCGCTGCGCACCATCCCCGCACCGGCCCGAGTCGCCCTGACCGGCACCCCCGTGGAGAACAACCTCTCGGAGCTGTGGGCGCTGCTCGACTGGACGACCCCGGGGCTGCTCGGGCCGCTGAAGACGTTCCGCTCCCGTCATGCCAGGATCGTCGAGAACGGCGAGGAGGACGGCGCGGTGGAACGACTCGCCCGTCTGGTCCGCCCGTTCCTGCTGCGCAGAAAGAAGTCCGACCCCGGTATCGCACCCGAGCTGCCGCCGAAGACGGAGACCGACCACCCCGTCCCGCTCACCCGCGAACAGGCCTCTCTCTACCAGGCGGTCGTCCGTGAATGCATGGCCGTCATCGAGGCCGACGAGGGCATCGGCCGGCGCGCCCAGATCATGAAGCTGCTCACGGCACTCAAGCAGATCTGCAATCACCCGGCGCAGTATCTGAAGGAGGGCCCCAGCCGGCTCGCGGGGCGCTCGGGGAAGCTTGCGCTGCTCGACGAACTCCTCGACACGATCCTCTCGGAGGGCGGCTCCGTGCTGGTCTTCACCCAGTACGTGGCGATGGCCCGTCTGCTGTCGGAGCACCTCACCGCGCGCGGTATCCCTTCCCAGTTGCTGCACGGCGGCACCCCGGTGGCCCGGCGGGAGGAGATGGTGGACCGCTTCCAGTCCGGCGCCTCCCCGGTTTTTCTGCTC contains:
- a CDS encoding DEAD/DEAH box helicase, with the translated sequence MRAAVEGAGVERPLPAALGRRAAVFLPAALPREGRFALWDPEGEAAGPDELVVVRQQGAAVRRRTVPAALIPVAQALPLLVAARRAPAAHPAARAWGAAALHALQMAARGRLIPGLSCDDHDVWRAGPLDAEDIAHLRAVAAAMPPEAYATPLPGRTPLELPRPDALLRAFLDAVADTLPRTPAAAHAVGAPYAAAQAQHLPGLREWAMEVAAGSDAGVQVSLRLDLSGYELFDRSDDPAAPERRAGAAVVQVHSLADPTLVIDAGRLWAGEGDEHFGPRARIDAVLALRRAARIWPPLAELMERPEPDVLPLSEDSLYELLGPAAPRLAAAGVAVHWPRDMVRSLTATAVVRPAPGSATDGTAFFDADELFSFSWQLALGDDRLTDAEMDMLAEAHRPVVRLRGQWVVVDPALVRKARKRELGLLAPVDALSVALTGSADVDGETVEAVPVGALAALHARLTGDAAIPAQPPGLDATLRDYQLRGLGWLDLMTSLGLGGCLADDMGLGKTITLIALHLHRSRSEPTLVVCPASLLGNWQREITRFAPGVPVRRFHGTDRSLPGADGGFVLTTYGTMRTSAAELAAHSWGMVVADEAQHIKNPNAATAKALRTIPAPARVALTGTPVENNLSELWALLDWTTPGLLGPLKTFRSRHARIVENGEEDGAVERLARLVRPFLLRRKKSDPGIAPELPPKTETDHPVPLTREQASLYQAVVRECMAVIEADEGIGRRAQIMKLLTALKQICNHPAQYLKEGPSRLAGRSGKLALLDELLDTILSEGGSVLVFTQYVAMARLLSEHLTARGIPSQLLHGGTPVARREEMVDRFQSGASPVFLLSLKAAGTGLNLTRAGHVIHYDRWWNPAVEEQATDRAYRIGQTQPVQVHRLIAEGTVEDRIADMLTAKRALADAVLGSGESALTELGDTELADLVSLRRPS